From Coffea arabica cultivar ET-39 chromosome 9c, Coffea Arabica ET-39 HiFi, whole genome shotgun sequence, one genomic window encodes:
- the LOC140014175 gene encoding uncharacterized protein, translating into MAEDGQCQSASGVVYGLADPGGNLSFFADEVVWSLFSSGKFSLSLAFKEIGQGRSSSFALSHIWHCRIPTKVSFFMLRLLLEQLPIPDVFGKMGFHMPSKCFCCYNGANEKLEHLFSEEQIAMEVWTYFTGLSGLQTIMSTLRARVVAWWMVGPRAEKRRILFRILSCYICWHIWKARNQAVFERSRMCAVTIRQAIMSDVVAELKIQFNHVSPAV; encoded by the exons ATGGCGGAGGATGGTCAGTGTCAGTCGGCAAGTGGAGTTGTCTATGGTTTGGCTGATCCAGGAgggaacttgtcatttttt GCGGATGAGGTCGTTTGGAGCTTGTTTTCATCTGGCAAATTCTCTCTGTCATTGGCGTTCAAGGAGATAGGGCAAGGCCGAAGCTCCTCGTTTGCTCTCTCTCACATCTGGCATTGTCGCATTCCGACAAAGGTGTCCTTCTTCATGCTGCGCTTGTTGCTCGAACAATTGCCAATCCCAGACGTCTTTGGTAAGATGGGATTTCACATGCCTTCCAAATGTTTCTGCTGTTATAATGGAGCAAATGAGAAATTGGAGCATCTCTTCTCGGAGGAACAGATCGCGATGGAGGTATGGAcctattttactggcttaagtGGGCTCCAGACTATCATGTCAACTTTGCGGGCTCGGGTAGTGGCTTGGTGGATGGTGGGTCCGAGAGCTGAGAAAAGGCGCATACTCTTCAGAATTTTGTCTTGTTATATTTGTTGGCACATATGGAAGGCAAGGAACCAAGCAGTATTTGAGAGGAGTCGGATGTGCGCAGTCACTATCCGACAAGCCATTATGTCAGACGTTGTGGCAGAACTGAAAATTCAATTTAATCACGTTTCCCCAGCTGTATGA